GACGGCAGCCGTTGTGCGGGATGGGGGTGATGTCCGTGATGCTGGAAATCTTGATCCCCAGCGCATTGAGCGCACGCACCGCGGATTCGCGACCGGGGCCGGGCCCCTTGATGCGAACCTCGAGATTCTTCACGCCACATTCCTGTGCAACCTTGCCCGCCGCCTCGGCCGCGACCTGCGCAGCGAAAGGCGTGCTCTTGCGCGAGCCCTTGAAGCCCGCGCCGCCCGAGGTCGCCCAGGACAGCGCGTTGCCCTGACGGTCGGTGATCGTGATGATCGTATTGTTGAAGCTCGCGTGAACGTGTGCGATGCCTTCTGCAACGTTCTTCTTGATCTTCTTACGAACCTTAGTACCAGTCTTTGCCATTATCGGTTCCTATCACTTCTTGCCGGCGATCGCCTTGCGCGGGCCCTTGCGGGTGCGCGCGTTCGTGCGGGTACGTTGACCACGCAGCGGCAGACCACGACGATGACGAACACCACGATAGCAACCCAGATCCATCAGCCGCTTGATGTTCATCGTCACTTCGCGGCGCAGGTCGCCTTCGACCACGAACCGGCCGACCTCGTCGCGAAGCTTCTCCATATCGGACTCGGTCAGATCCTTGACCTTGACCGAGCGGGCGACACCGGCGGCGTCGCAGATCCGCTGAGCACGCGAACGGCCGATCCCATAGATGGCGGTCAGCGCGATCTCGGCATGCTTGTGATTGGGAATGTTAACCCCAGCAATACGGGCCATTCGTTTACCCCAGAATGCGAAACATTAAATTTTAATACATTGGGCTGAATTGATCAACCCTGGCGCTGCTTGTGGCGGGGGTCGGTGCAGATCACGCGGACCACGCCCTTGCGGCGAATGATCTTGCAGTTGCGGCAGATCCGCTTGACTGAAGCCTGGACTCTCATTTCTTGCTCCTGTTTCTCTATTCTTCACTTGGTCCGGAACACGATCCGGCCCTTGGTCAGATCGTAGGGGGTAAGCTGCACCGTAACCTTGTCACCGGGAAGGATGCGGATGTAATGCATCCGCATCTTCCCCGAAATGTGGCCGAGCACCACGTGACCATTTTCGAGCCGGACCCGGAACGTTGCATTGGGGAGGTTTTCGGTCACCTCCCCCTGCATCTCGATCACGTCTTCCTTCGCCATCGCTTACCTGGTCGGGAGACCCGCCCCCTTGAAATTCGCTTTCTTCAGCAGGCTCTCGTACTGGTGCGACATTACGAATGCCTGGACCTGCGCCATGAAGTCCATCGTCACGACGACGATGATCAGCAGCGAAGTCCCGCCGAAATAGAACGGAACGTTCCACTTCAGGATCAGGAACTCGGGCAGCAGGCAGACCAGCGTGATGTACACCGCGCCGGCCAGAGTCAAACGCATCAGGATCTTGTCGATGTACCTCGCGGTCTGATCGCCCGGACGGATGCCGGGAACGAACGCACCGCTCTTCTTCAGGTTATCCGCCGTCTCACGGGCGTTGAACACCAGCGCCGTGTAGAAGAAGCAGAAGAACACGATCGCCATCGCATAGAGCAGTACGTAGATCGGCTGGCCCGGCGAAAGCGTGGATGCGATGTCGCGCAGCCAGTACATCCCCTCGGCCGCACCGAACCACTGCCCCAGCGTCGCCGGGAACAGGATGATGCTCGACGCGAAGATCGGCGGGATCACGCCCGACATGTTCAGCTTCAGCGGCAGATGGGAGCTTTGCCCGCCATACACCTTGTTGCCGACCTGCCGCTTGGCGTAATTCACCAGGATCTTGCGCTGCCCCCGCTCCACGAACACCACGAACGCGGTCACCAGCACCACCAGGATGCAGATGAACAGGGCCGTGAAGGGATGCATCGCCCCCGTCCGCACCAGCTCGAACAGGCCCCCGATCGAAGCCGGCAGACCGGCCGCGATACCGGCGAAGATGATGATCGAGATGCCGTTGCCGATGCCGCGCTCGGTGATCTGCTCACCCAGCCACATCAGGAACATCGTTCCCGTCACCAGCGTCGCCACCGTCACGAAGCGGAACATCACGCCGGGCTCGAGCACCAGGCCGGCCTGACCTTCTAGTGCGATCGCGATCCCCAGCGACTGGGCGAACGCCAGCACGAGCGTGCCGTAACGCGTGTATTGCGTGATCTTGCGCCGGCCCGCCTCTCCTTCCTTCTTCAGCGCCTCGAGTTGCGGCACCGCGACCGTCATCAACTGCATGATGATCGATGCCGAGATGTACGGCATGATCCCCAGCGCGAAGATGGTGAAGCGCGACAGCGCACCGCCAGAAAACAGGTTGAAGACGCCGAGGATGCCGCCCGACTGGGACTGGAACAGCTCGGCCAGACGGGCCGGGTCGATCCCCGGAACAGGTATGTGCGCGCCGATGCGATAGACGATCAGCGCGCCTACGAGGAACAGCAGCCGGCGCTTCAGGTCGCCGAACTTCCCGGGATTGCCCAACGTGGCAGCAGGCTTGGCCACAGCTTTACCCTGTTACTCGGCCGAAACGGAGCCGCCGGCGGCTTCGATCGCCGCCTTCGCACCCGCCGTCGCGCCAATGCCGCGCAGCACGACCTTCTTGCCGATCTCGCCGGACAGCACGACCTTGGCAGACAGTGCATCCCCGGAGATCACGCCGGCCTGCTTCAGCGTCAGCAGGTCGATCTCCTCGACCGGCAGCTTCGCCAGTTCCGACAGGCGGACCTCGACGTTGCGGTCGCGTGTCAGCGACACGAAACCACGCTTCGGCAGGCGGCGCTGCAGCGGCATCTGGCCGCCTTCGAAACCGACCTTGTGGAAACCGCCCGCGCGCGACTTCTGGCCCTTGTGGCCGCGGCCGCAGGTCTTGCCCAGACCGCTGCCGATGCCACGACCGACGCGCTTGGCGGCCGACTTCGAGCCGGCACCCGGCTTGATGGAATTCAGGCGCATATCAACCCTCACACTTCACGAGGTAGGACACCTTGTTGATCATGCCGCGCACCGCCGGGGTGTCGACGAGTTCAACGGTGTGATTCAGTCGGCGCAGACCCAGGCCGCGAACCGTGGCACGGTGGGACTGCTTGGTACCGATCACGCTCTTGACCAGCGTAACCTTGATCTTCTTGTCGGACATCGCTTACCCCAGGATCTCTTCGACGGTCTTGCCGCGCTTGGCAGCGATTTCCGCCGGGGTGTTGATCGCCATCAGGCCGTTGATGGTCGCGCGAACCACGTTGTACGGATTGGACGAGCCGATGCACTTGCAGATGATGTCGGTCACGCCCATCACTTCGAACACGGCACGCATCGGGCCGCCGGCGATGATGCCGGTACCGCTCGGCGCCGGCTGCATCAGCACCGACGAGGCGCCGTGCTTGCCGATCACCGTGTGCTGCAGGGTGCCGTTCTTCAGCGCAACCTTGGCCATCTTGCGACGGGCTTCGTCCATCGCCTTCTGCACCGCCACCGGCACTTCGCGCGACTTGCCCTTGCCCATGCCGATGCCGCCGTCGCCGTCGCCGACTACCGTCAGCGCCGCGAAACCGAGGATCCGACCACCCTTCACCACCTTGGTAACGCGATTGATCGCGACCATCTTCTCCCGAAGGCCGTCATCACGCTCTTCGTTGGCCTGCGGGCGCTTAGTTTGCTGCTTAGCCATTCGAATCCTCGCTTAGAACTTAAGACCGCCTTCGCGGGCGGCCTCGGCCAGCGCCTTCACGCGACCGTGATACAGGAAACCGGAACGATCGAACGCGACCGTCTCGATGCCAGCAGCCTTCGCGCGCTCGGCAATCAGCTTGCCGACGATCTGGGCAGCGGCCACGTTGCCGCCGTTGGGCACCGTGGCACGCACGTCCGGCTCGACCGTAGAAGCGGAAGCCAGCACGAGGGAGCCGCAACCGGAGATCACCTGAGCGTAGATGTGGCAGTTGGAACGGAATACGGCAAGGCGGACCGCCTTGAGCTCCGCAAGCTTGGCGCGGGTTTTGCGCGCGCGGCGAAGACGAGTTTCTTTCTTGTTCATGACGAACCGCCTTACTTCTTCTTGGTTTCCTTGAGCACCACCACTTCGTCCGAATAACGGACGCCCTTGCCCTTGTAGGGCTCGGGAGCGCGGTAGGCACGCACCTCGGCCGCGACCTGGCCGACCTGCTGCTTGTCGATGCCCTTGATCACGATCTCGGTCTGGGTCGGGGTCTCGACCTTGATGCCGGCCGGCATCTGATGCACGACCGGATGCGAGAATCCCAGCGACAGGTTCAGCTTGTCGCCCTGCGCTTGCGCGCGGTAACCGACGCCGACCAGCGTGAGCTTGCGCTCGAAGCCCTTGGTCACGCCGGTGACCATGTTGTTCACCAGCGCGCGCGTGGTACCCGACAGCGCATTCGCGTTCGGCGCGCCTTCGCGCGCCTTGCACAGCAGCGAATCGCCTTCGCGCTCGACGCTCACCGCCGGGCTCAGGAACTGGCGCAGCGTGCCCAGCGGACCCTTGACCGCGATCTCGGCGGCGGAAATCGAAATTTCGACGCCGGCGGGGATCGCAACCGGATTCTTAGCTACACGAGACATTGCATCTCCCCTTAGGCCACGAGGCAGATGACTTCGCCGCCAACGCGGCTGGCGCGGGCGGCACGATCGGTCATCACGCCGCGGGGCGTCGAAACGATGGCGACACCGAGGCCGTTCATCACGCGCGGCAGATCGTCACTACCCTTGTACACGCGCAGGCCGGGACGGCTGACGCGCTCGATGCGCTCGATCACCGGACGACCGGCGTAGTACTTCAGCGACACGTCGAGGGCAGCCTTGCCCGCGTCCTCGCGCACGGCGAAACCATCGATATAACCTTCTTCCTGCAGAACTTTCGCAATCGCCACTTTCAGCTTCGACGAAGGCATGCTCACGCTCACCTTCTGCGCCTGCTGTCCGTTGCGGATACGCGTCAGCATGTCGGCGATCGGATCGGACATACTCATCTTCAGATTCTCCTTACCAGCTCGCCTTGGTCATGCCGGGCACTTCGCCACGGAATGCGATCTCGCGCAGCTTGTTGCGGCACAGACCGAACTTGCGGAACACCCCGCGCGGACGCCCGGTCAGGGCGCAGCGGTTGCGCTGGCGCGTAGGGTTGGCATTGCGCGGCAGTTGCTGCAGCGCCAAGCGCGCAGCCATGCGTTCTTCGTCGGACAGCTTGCTATCATTGACCTGGGCGACGAGCGCGGCGCGCTTGGCGGCGAACTTCGCCACCAGCTTGGCACGCTTCTCTTCGCGGTTGATCAGAGCCAGTTTCGCCATATCACCCTCAATTCTTGAACGGGAACTTGAACGCGCCGAGCAGCGCGCGCGCTTCCTCGTCGGTCTTCGCCGTGGTCGTGATGCTGATGTTCATGCCGCGTAGCGCATCGATCTTGTCGTACTCGATCTCGGGGAAGATGATCTGTTCCTTCACGCCGAGGTTGTAGTTGCCACGACCGTCGAAGCCCTTGGCCGCGATGCCGCGGAAGTCGCGCACGCGCGGCAGCGCGATGGTCACGAGGCGATCCAGGAACTCGAACATGCGCGGTCCACGCAGGGTGACCATGCAACCAATCGGATAGCCCTCGCGGATCTTGAAGCCCGCGATCGACTTGCGCGCCTTGGTCGTCACCGGCTTCTGGCCGGCGATCTTGGTCATGTCGCCGACGGCGTTCTCGAGCACCTTCTTGTCGCCGACCGCTTCGCCCACACCCATGTTCAGGGTGATCTTGGTGATGCGGGGCACTTCCATCACGGACTTGTAACCGAAACGCTTCTGCAGTTCAGGCGCGACGGTGTCCTTGTAAAACTGTTGCAAGCGAGCCATCGTCACTCCTTAGGCGTTCACCAGCTCGCCGTTCGACTTGAAGAAACGGACCTTGCGGCCGTCCTCAAGCACCTTGATCCCGACGCGATCAGCCTTTTGCGTCGCCGGATTGAACAGCGCGACATTCGAAACCTGGATCGGCATCTCTTTCTCGACGATGCCGCCCACTTCACCCTTGAGCGGATTCGGGCGCACGTGCTTCTTCACCCGATTCACACCCTCGACGACGACCAGATCGTCGTCGACGCGGCGCAGGACGGTGCCGCGGCGACCGCGATCCTTGCCCGTCAGCACCACAACCTCGTCACCCTTGCGGATCTTGTTCATCTGTGCGACTCCTCAGAGCACTTCCGGCGCGAGCGAGACGATCTTCATGAATCGCTCGGTACGCAGCTCACGGGTGACCGGCCCGAAGATACGGGTGCCGATCGGCTCGAGCTTGTTGTTGAGAAGCACGGCCGCATTGTTGTCGAACTTGACCAGCGACCCGTCGGGACGACGCACGCCCTTGGCGGTACGCACCACCACGGCGTTGTAGACGTCACCCTTCTTGACGCGACCGCGCGGCGCTGCATCCTTCACGGAAACCTTGATGATGTCGCCAATGCCGGCATACCGGCGCTTGGAACCACCCAGGACCTTGATGCACATCACCGAGCGCGCGCCGGTGTTGTCGGCCACGTCCAGCTTGGACTGCATTTGAATCATGAATTTATCTCCAACTTCTCCCGCATCGCGGTCAGTCTTGGAACCCGTCAGGGCAGGATGCCCCAGCGAGCACCGGAGCAAAGATGAAAAAGTATAACAGCTTGGCGCGGGAACGCCAAGCTGTCTCATGCAAAAACGACTGCTCGCTGACTCAGATCACTCGTGCCTTTTCGAGCACCTTGGCGACACGCCAGGTCTTGGTGCGCGAAATCGGGCGGCACTCCTCGATCTCGACCATGTCGCCCGCGGCTGCGACACCGTCTTCGACATGGGCGTGATACTTGGCGGAACGGGTGATGATCTTGCCGTAGAGCGGGTGCTTGACCCGGCTCTCGACCAGCACCGTCACCGTCTTCTGCATCTTGTCGCTCACCACGCGCCCTACCAGGGCACGGCGAACCTTCTCGACTTGCTCGCTCATTGCTGACCCGCCTTCTCACGCAGGATGGTGCGCACGCGCGCGATGTCGCGGCGGACCTTCCCGATCTGACTCGTGTTGCCGAGTTGCTGAGTCGCATGTTGCATGCGCAGCGAGAACTGCGCCTTCAGCAGCTCGAGCAACTCCTGGTTCAATTCACTCGCGCTCTTGGCGCGAAGTTCATTCGCTTTCATTCCTCAACCCCCAATCTGGCGGGTCACGAACACGGTCTCCAGCGGAAGCTTCGCGGCGGCCAGCCGGAAAGCTTCACGCGCGAGCGCTTCGTCTACGCCATCCATTTCGTACAGGACCTTGCCGGGCTGGATCTCGGCGACCCAGTATTCGGGGTTGCCCTTGCCGTTACCCATACGGACTTCGGCCGGCTTCTTCGAAATCGGCTTGTCCGGGAAGATGCGGATCCAGATGCGGCCGCCCCGCTTGATGTGGCGGGTCATGGCACGGCGCGCCGATTCGATCTGGCGCGCGGTTAGACGGCCGCGGCCGATCGCCTTCAGCCCGTACTCGCCGAAGCTGACCTTGGCACCGCGCGTCGCCACGCCGGTATTGCGGCCCTTCTGCTCCTTACGATATTTCCTTCTAGTCGGCTGCAGCATCATTCACTCCTGCTTTCTTCTTGCCGGCCTTCACCGCGGCGAGCGGGACGACGGCCCGGACGGCCTTCGCCGTCGCGCGGCGCGCCACGGCGGCCGCGGCGGGCATCCGCCTCGGGCTCGGCGGCGACGGGCTGCTCGTTGCGGCCCAGCATCTCGCCCTTGAACACCCACACCTTGATACCGATGATGCCGTAGGTGGTCTTGGCTTCGGACACGCCGTAGTCGATGTTGGCGCGCAGCGTGTGCAGCGGCACACGGCCTTCGCGATACCACTCGGTACGGGCGATTTCGGCACCGTTCAGACGGCCGGAGCTCATGATCTTGATGCCCTGCGCGCCGAGGCGCATGGCGTTCTGCATCGCGCGCTTCATGGCGCGGCGGAACATGATGCGCTTCTCGAGCTGCTGCGCGATCGAGTCGGCGATCAGCTTGGCATCGATCTCGGGCTTGCGCACTTCCTCGATGTTGACGTGCACCGGCACGCCCACGATCTTCTGCAGATCGCGCTTGAGCGCTTCGATGTCCTCGCCCTTCTTGCCGATCACCACGCCCGGACGGGCGCTGTACAGCGTGACGCGGGCGTTCTTCGCCGGACGCTCGATGATGACGCGGCCGACGGAGGCGTGCGCGAGACGCTTCTTCAGGTAGTCGCGGACCTTCAGGTCCTCGTGCAGCATGCCAGCATAGTCGTTGCTGGACGCGAACCAACGGGAAGCCCAGTCACGCGTGACGGCGAGCCGGAAGCCGGTCGGATGAATTTTCTGACCCATATCTACTCCTTACTCGCCAACCGTGAGGTAAACGTGGCAGGTCGGCTTGAGGATGCGGTTGCCGCGTCCCTTTGCACGCGCGGTGAAACGCTTCAGCGTCATGCCTTCCTCGACGTGAATGGTCTTCACCTTCAGCACGTCGATGTCCGCGCCGTCGTTGTGTTCGGCGTTGGCAATGGCCGACAGCAGGACCTTGCGGATGATCTGCGCGCCCTTCTTCGGCGAGAACGTCAGGATGTTGAGCGCCTGCTCGACCGGCTTGCCGCGCACCAGGTCGGCAACCAGGCGGCCTTTCTGGGCCGACAGGCGAACACCACGGAGAATTGCTTTGGTTTCCATGTCGTCCTCTTAGCGCTTCGCCTTCTTGCTCGCGGCGTGACCCTTGAAGGTACGCGTCAGCGCGAACTCGCCCAGCTTGTGGCCGACCATGTTTTCGGTGACGTACACTGGGATGTGCTGCTTCCCGTTGTGGACGGCGATCGTCAGGCCGACGAAATCCGGCAGGACGGTGGAACGACGCGACCAGGTCTTGATCGGACGCTTGTCGTTGCTTGCCCGCGCGGCGTCGATCCTCTTCAGGAGGTGCGCGTCGATGAACGGGCCTTTCTTGATAGAACGTGCCATCTGTTACCCCTTAACGCTTGTGACGACGCTGCACGATCATGTTATCGGTGCGCTTGTTGCTGCGCGTGCGATAACCCTTGGCCGGCGTGCCCCACGGGCTCACGGGCTCACGTGCCTCGCCGGTCCGGCCTTCGCCACCACCATGCGGGTGATCGACCGGGTTCATCGCCACACCGCGCACGGTCGGGCGGATGCCGCGCCAGCGGTTCGCACCCGCCTTGCCGATCTTGCGCAGGCTGTGCTCTTCGTTGCCGACCTCTCCGATCGTCGCGCGGCACTCGACGTGCACGCGGCGGATTTCACCCGAGCGCAGGCGCAACTGGGCATACACGCCCTCGCGCGCCAGCAACTGGACCGAGGTGCCGGCGGCACGGGCGATCTGCGCGCCCTTGCCCGGCGTCATCTCGACGCAGTGGATGGTCGAACCGACCGGGATGTTGCGGATCGGCAGCGCATTGCCGGCCTTGATCGGCGCCTCGGAACCGCTCAGCAGTTGCTGACCGACTTCCACGCCGCGCGGGGCAATGATGTAGCGGCGCTCGCCATCGGCGTAGCACAGCAGCGCGATGTTCGCCGAACGGTTCGGGTCGTACTCGATACGCTCGACCTTCGCCGGGATGCCGTCCTTGTTGCGACGGAAATCGACAAAGCGATAGTGCTGCTTGTGACCGCCACCCTGGTGGCGCATCGTGATGCGGCCGTTGTTGTTGCGGCCCGCATTCTTCGACTTCTTCTCAACCAGGCCAGCAAAGGGACGACCCTTGTGCAGATCCGGATTGACGACCTTCACCATACCGCGGCGGCCGGCGGAGGTAGGCTTGAGTTTTACCAGTGCCATGATTTATCACTCCCCAGCCGCAAAGTTGATTTCCTGGCCGGGCTTCAGGCTGACGAAAGCCTTCTTCCAGTTCTTGCGGCGGCCCATCATGCGGCCGAAGCGCTTGGACTTGCCCTTGACGTTGGCAACGTTCACCGATTCGACCTCGACCTTGAACAATTGCTCGACGGCAGCCTTCACTTCCGGCTTGGTGGCATCGGAAGCCACCTTGAAGACGACCTGCTCGTTCTTGTCGGCGATATAGGTCGCCTTTTCCGAAACCTGCGGGGCGAGCAGCACCTGCAGCAGACGTTCCTGACTGATCGCGCTCATTGCCACACCTCCTCCATCTTCGCCAGCGCACCCTTGGTGACGATCACCTTCGGGAAGCGAACCAGCGACACCGGATCGGCCTCCTGAACCTCGAGCACCAGGATCTGGTGCAGATTGCGCGAGGACAGGAACAGGTTCTCGTCCATCTCGTCGGTGATGACGAGAACGGAATCCAGGCCCATGCCCTTCAGCTTTTGCGACAGCAGACGGGTCTTCGGCGCCTCGACGCTGAAGCTGTCGACCACCGCCAGACGATCCTCGCGCGCGAGCTGCGACAGGATCGCGGCAACGCCGGCGCGGTACATCTTGCGATTGACCTTCTGCGAGAAATTCTCGTCCGGCGTATTCGGGAAGATCTTGCCGCCCCCGCGCCACAGCGGGCTCGAGGCCATACCGGCACGCGCATTGCCCGTACCCTTCTGGCGGAACGGCTTGCGCGTCGACTTGGCGACTTCCGAGCGCCCCTTCTGCTTGCGATTGCCCGAGCGCGCATTCGCCAGATAGGCGGTCACGACCTGATGCACGAGCGCTTCGTTGTACTCACGGCCAAACAGCGCATCCGACGCCTGCAGCGTCGACGCGGGCTGACCCTGGTCATTCAAGAGTTTCAGTTCCATTGCGGGCTTGCTCCTTACGCCTTGATCGCAGGACGGACGACGACGTCGCCACCCTTGGACCCCGGCACAGCACCCTTGACCAGCAGCAACTGACGCTCGGAATCGACGCGAACGATTTCCAGCCCCTGGGTGGTGCGCTGCACGTTGCCGTACTGGCCGGCCATGCGCTTGCCCGGGAACACTCGACCCGGGTCCTGCGCCATGCCGATGGAGCCCGGGGAGTTGTGGGAAATCGAGTTACCGTGCGAGGCACGGTTCGACGAGAAGTTGTGGCGCTTGATCGGGCCGGAGAAGCCCTTGCCGATCGTCACGCCGGTGACGTCGACCTTCTGCCCGACCTGGAAGAGGTCGGCACCGACGACGTCGCCCGCCTTGAGCGAAGCCAGTTGCCCGGCCTCGACGCGGAACTCCTTCAGCCCGCGCGCCGGTTCGACGGCGGCCTTGGCGAGATGCCCCGCCACGGGCTTGGTGATGCGGCTGGCACGGCGCTTGCCGAATGCCACCTGAACCGCGGCATAGCCGTCGGTTTCAGGCGTCTTGATCTGGGAAACGCGATTGTCGGACACGTCAAGCACCGTCACCGGGATGGACCTGCCATCCTCGGCGAAGATGCGAGTCATGCCGACCTTGCGCCCAACAAGGCCTAGACTCATTTTTTTCTCCTGAATCCCGGTTGCGATTGACCGGGGGTCACACTGATTAATGCGCCAAAAGGCACAAAGGCCGGATTATACCGGCCTGTTTCAAGAATCCGCAAGCAAGCCGCTTACTGGAGCTTGATCTCGACATCCACGCCCGCCGGGAGGTCCAGCTTCATCAGCGCATCGACCGTCTTGTCGGTCGGATCGATGATGTCCATCAGACGCTGGTGGGTGCGGATCTCCATCTGGTCGCGCGACGCCTTGTTGACGTGCGGCGAGCGCAGCAGATCGAAGCGCTCGATCCGCGTCGGCAGCGGCACCGGGCCACGGACGACGGCGCCGGTACGCTTGGCCGTGTCGACGATCTCGAGCGCGGACTGGTCGATCAGGCGATAGTCGAACGCCTTGAGGCGGATGCGGATTTTCTGGTTTTGCATGGTATTGGTCCCAAAGAGCGAAAAGAGCGATGCGGCGGAACCCGGGGTTCCGCCGCGTGCGGATGTTACTCGATGATCTTGGCGACGACGCCGGCACCGACGGTGCGGCCGCCTTCGCGGATCGCGAAGCGCAGACCTTCTTCCATCGCGATCGGCGCGATCAGCTTCACCGTGATCGACACGTTGTCGCCCGGCATCACCATCTCGGTGCCCTCGGGCAGCGCGATCGAACCGGTCACGTCCGTCGTGCGGAAGTAGAACTGCGGACGGTAGTTGTTGAAGAACGGCGTATGACGGCCGCCCTCTTCCTTCGACAGCACATACACCTCGCCGGTGAAGTGCGTGTGCGGCGTGATCGAACCCGGCTTGGCCAGCACCTGCCCGCGCTCGACGTCTTCACGCTTGGTGCCGCGCAGCAGCACGCCCACGTTGTCGCCCGCCTGGCCCTGGTCCAGCAGCTTGCGGAACATTTCCACGCCCGTGCAGATGGTCTTGACCGTCGGCTTGATGCCGACGATTTCGATTTCCTCGCCGACCTTGACCACGCCGCGTTCGACACGGCCGGTCACCACGGTGCCGCGGCCCGAGATCGAGAACACGTCTTCGATCGGCAGCAGGAACGGCCTGTCGATGGCGCGCTCCGGCGTCGGGATGTAGCTGTCCAGCGCCTCGGCCAGGCGCAGGATCGCCGGCTCGCCGATGTCCGACTGGTCGCCTTCGAGCGCCTTCAGCGCCGAGCCCTTGACGATGGGAATGTCGTCGCCCGGGAAGTCGTACTTGGAAAGCAGCTCGCGCACTTCCATCTCGACCAGCTCGAGCAGTTCCTCGTCGTCGACCATGTCGCACTTGTTCAGGAAGACGATGATGTACGGCACGCCAACCTGACGGGCCAGCAGGATGTGCTCGCGGGTCTGCGGCATCGGGCCGTCAGCGGCCGAACACACCAGGATCGCACCGTCCATCTGCGCCGCGCCCGTGATCATGTTCTTCACGTAGTCGGCGTGGCCCGGGCAATCCACGTGCGCGTAGTGGCGCGTCGCCGTCTCGTACTCCACGTGCGCCGTGTTGATCGTGATCCCGCGCGCCTTCTCTTCCGGCGCCGCGTCGATCTGGTCGTAGGCCTTGGCTTCGCCGCCGAACTTCTTCGACAGGATCGTCGTGATCGCCGCCGTCAGCGTCGTCTTGCCGTGGTCAACGTGACCGATCGTACCAACGTTTACGTGCGGCTTCGTACGTTCGAACTTGCCCTTTGCCATCTTGATGGGTCCTTATGTTGAGTTTCGATTACTTGCGATTGCTGATCACGGCCTCGGCCACGCTCTTGGGCGCCTCGGAGTAGTGCTTGAACTCCATGGAGTACGTCGCACGGCCCTGGGTCAGCGAGCGGAGCTGCGTGGCATAGCCGAACATTTCGGCCAGCGGCACTTCCGCCTTGATCTCCTTCATGCCGCCAGGGATGTCATCCATGCCCTGCACGATGCCGCGGCGGCCCGACAGGTCGCCCATGACGTTGCCCATGTAGTCTTCCGGCGTCTCGACGAC
This DNA window, taken from Thauera sp. K11, encodes the following:
- the tuf gene encoding elongation factor Tu; protein product: MAKGKFERTKPHVNVGTIGHVDHGKTTLTAAITTILSKKFGGEAKAYDQIDAAPEEKARGITINTAHVEYETATRHYAHVDCPGHADYVKNMITGAAQMDGAILVCSAADGPMPQTREHILLARQVGVPYIIVFLNKCDMVDDEELLELVEMEVRELLSKYDFPGDDIPIVKGSALKALEGDQSDIGEPAILRLAEALDSYIPTPERAIDRPFLLPIEDVFSISGRGTVVTGRVERGVVKVGEEIEIVGIKPTVKTICTGVEMFRKLLDQGQAGDNVGVLLRGTKREDVERGQVLAKPGSITPHTHFTGEVYVLSKEEGGRHTPFFNNYRPQFYFRTTDVTGSIALPEGTEMVMPGDNVSITVKLIAPIAMEEGLRFAIREGGRTVGAGVVAKIIE